In the Anaerobacillus sp. CMMVII genome, TCTAAAAACGTTATGGGTGGTATATTGTATCGCAAGCAAACGGAGGAAATCGTTCCTGAATTTTGGAAGGAAGCACCGATTGAAAGACCAGTCGTTGAGCAGCGCTTTTGGTTATTAGAAAAAGAATCAATGGTGTCTATGGGCTATAAAGGCAAAGAATGGGCTCAAGAACCTTACAATAACTTTACCGTTCTTCGTGCACAGTTTGACCAATGGTTTGCCAAAAAGGCTGTTGAGCAAGGCGCATTATTAATTAATGAAACCGTTGTTTTAGAGTGTATTGTTGAAGGTGGAAAAGTAGTGGGAGTTCGTACTGACCGTCCAGATGGAGACATCTATGCTGACGTTGTCGTATTAGCAGATGGGGTTAACTCATTACTTGCTAAATCTTTAGGCTTCCATAAAGAATTTAAGCCAGATCAAGTAGCTCTATGTGCTATGGAAGTATTGAATATGCCAAAAGGTAAGATTAACGACCGTTTTGGTTTAGAAGGAAATGAAGGTTGTTCAGTTGAAATTTTTGGAGATGCAACCCAAGGCCAATTAGGAACTGCATTCTTGTATACAAATAAAGATAGCATTAACATCGGTGTAGGAACGACACTTTCTGGAATGATCCGTGCGAAAGTTAAACCTTATGAATTACTTGAGTATGTGAAAAATCATCCAATGATTCGTCCTTATATTCATGATGGCGAGCCAGCTGAGTATTTAGCTCACTTAATTCCTGAAGGTGGGTATTATGCAATTCCGAAGTTAACAGGCAACGGAGTTCTTGTTATTGGTGATGCAGCGCAACTAGTAAATGCTATTCACCGTGAAGGATCAAACATGGCGATGTCTTCTGGTAAAATGGCAGCAGAAGCCATTATTAAAGCTAAGCAAAACAATGATTTCTCTGAAGTTGGCTTAGATTCTTATCGCACAAGCATCTATGATAGCTTTATTGGGAAAGACTTAAAGAAATACAAGGATCTTACTCATACGTTTGAGGCAAATCCTCAATATCTAAATGAGTATATTCCGTTAATGAATCGTGCAGCTAGCCAATTCTTTACAATTGACGGCACACCTAAACGTGAAAAGCAAGCGAAAATTATGCAATCCTTCACAGCAGGCCGAGGCAAGTTAGGCGTTGTTAAAGATATGTATCAAGCTTGGAAGGTGATGAAATAATGGCTAAAACAATTGAAGAAAAACAGTATCTCGTCCGTTATAAAGCAGACAAAAAGTCACACTTAACAATTTTAAATCATGAAAAATGTGCGACTGAATGCGAAGGACAAATTTGCACACTCTTCTGTCCAGGAGATGTATACAAATGGGAAGGCGACAGAATGTTTGTAGGCTATGAAGGTTGCCATGAGTGTGGAAGCTGTCGTATCGGCTGTCCAAATGATAACATCAAATGGGAGTATCCATTAGGCGGTCACGGCATCGTTTTCCGCTTAGCCTAATAGATAATTGTTTATAGACAAAATAGTAAACCTCAGGGAACCACGAATTCCTTGGGGTTTTTTATACTTTAGATACACGGCTAAAGTATAACCGAATATACTTTCACATTAGTAAACATATTCGTATTTATACTATCATTATAGTGTAAAATGACTAAGTTGCCAATAAAAAAGTTCGTTTTTTTAGGCTCTTTTCGTAAACATTGCTCCTGCGGTTACTCGTCGCACAAAAAAACTTGCTCCTGCGGTTACTCGTCGCACAAAAAAACTTGTTACTTTTTAACCGAAATAATAAAAAAAAAACTTAGATGAAGAATTGACCAAGTAGAATAAGTAAGAAAAGAGCAATGCTTACTAAATAAGTAGTGATATCTTAGTGTTTACTTAAGCAACAAACTTTATGAAAACAGCTTTTTTTTACAGCCTTTCCTGAACGGGAAAGCCCACTCCTTCAGGTGTGGGATGAAAGTGAAGTCAAATACGGAGTGCCACTGGTAAACCGAAGGTTTGTGGTGCTTCAAGTATTTGAAAGTTTAATTCTTTTTCTGAATTTCCGTTGCAGTTAAAAAGATAAACTGATACGATATTATTATGAATAATTATAGAAAAACAAACACAACTGTCTCATTAATTAACTATCATTTTGTATTTTGTCCTAGATATAGAAGGAAAATATTCCTACAAACAAATGTAGAAGAACGTTTTAAAGAGTTGGTGCGAGAAATATGTGCCGATTTAGAGATAATCATTGTTGCATTAGAATGCGATAAAGACCATACACACATGTTCCTAAATGCACTACCAACACTTAGTCCTGCTGATATTATGGCAAAAATTAAAGGAGTGACTTCAAAAAAGTTAAGAGAGGAATTCCCTCACCTTCAACATTTGCCTAGCTTATGGACGCGATCCTACTTTGTATCTACCGCAGGAAACGTATCGAGTGAAACAATTAAACAATACGTTGAAAATCAAAAAAAACGACAATAGGAAGGAGTTCAAACCTATGACAAGAAAAAGTACACCAAGCTATACAATTGAGTTCCCTTTGCACATACCCGTTTGGCAACAGAACCGTTTAGAAAAGAGATTCAAGATCGCTAGAGTGGTCTACAATTCTTGTCTAGGTGAAGCTCTTAAAAGACACAAAACTGTAAAATTAGATAAAAAATATCGTTTTCTCCTTAGCGAGCCTAAATCAAAAGAACGTGACAAGCAACTAGCAGAAATACGGTTAACCTTTGGTTTTTCTGAATATAGAATGCATCATTTTGTAAAATCGGTTCAACAAAAATTCAAAGAGAACATTGGTAGTTTAGAAGCGCAAAAGCTTGCTACTAGGGCTTTTGAGGCAGTCGAGAAACTTCATTATGGTAAAGCGAAAAGAGTTCATTTTAAATCATTTCATGATGATATTTCTGTTGAAAACAAATCCAATTCTACTGGGTTGCGATATTTGGATGGAAATATTCTTTGGGGAGATAAACCAACAAAGAAAAATCCTAAACCGAAAAAATGGCTTTGTATGCCTATTGAACCGAAAGTCGACGATGAATATGCTCATTTAGCTCTATTGGATAAGACAAAATATGTACGCATTCTAAAACGTGAAGTCCGTGGTAAGGTTCGATACTATGTACAACTCGTTCAAGAAGGATACCCACCTAAAAAACGCAACCGAGAGGTTGCTGATGATGAAACCAAACGAATTGGTATCGACATTGGTACATCAACTATTGCAATTAGTTCAGAAGATAAGGTGGAACTTCGTGAACTTGCACCAGAATGTAATACCGATGAAAGAGACCTTCGTCGCATTCAACGCAAAATGGACCGTTCGAAACGAACTACTAATCCTAATAATTTCAAAATCAATAGAACAGTTAAGAAAGGTAAATTAACCTGGTACTATTCCAATCAATACAAAAAAATGCGTCAAAAACGAAAAGAATTATATCGAAAAATCACTATTAAACGAAAAACAGCGCACGAAATTTTAGCAAATGATATTCTAACTCTCGGTTCTGATATTCGAGTAGAAACCATGCGGTTTCAGTCACTGCAAAAACGCGCGAAAAACACTAGTAGAAATAAGAAGAACGGAAAAATCAATCGTAAAAAACGATTTGGTAAATCAATTGCGAACCGTGCTCCTGCCATGCTACTCACAATCATTGACCGAAAACTTGCGTATCTGGGACGGTCTATTAAGAAAATAGATACTTATGCTACAAAAGCAAGTCAGTTCAATCATATAACTAACGAATACAACAAAAAACAACTTTCGGAGCGTTGGAATGATTTTGGTGAACTTGTCATCCAACGCGATTTATATAGTGCTTTTTTAATAGGTAACACAAATGAAACTCTTAATTCTGTTGATGTGGACCTTTGCAATGCGCAATGGGATAACTTTGTTAAGTTGCACGAACGTGAGATTGCACGACTAAAACAATCATCAAACAAAACATTGCGGTGGTTTGTCGCGTAAAATACAAACCTGATTGGTCGTGATAACGCCCAAGAGAAGTCGGAACGATAAGCACATCAAGAGTCTTTTAAGGCTTGTTGAGAGAAGTGCCTTGCTATACGCAATACGTCCGTTAATGTTCTAGGAGAACGTACACCAGTGTTTTGGCAGAAACTCTTTCCGCAAGGAAAGATAAGGGTGCTATTAAGAAGTGTACTAGAATCTATTAAGGTTCCATGTTTTTATGTATCTTAGAACCCCACTCCTTCAGGGGTGGGAGTTATCAGAAGTTTATAAGATGAGAAGGGGTCGTATCAGCCTTGAGAACAGTTTCCATTTGTTCTAGGGCAG is a window encoding:
- a CDS encoding transposase — its product is MTRKSTPSYTIEFPLHIPVWQQNRLEKRFKIARVVYNSCLGEALKRHKTVKLDKKYRFLLSEPKSKERDKQLAEIRLTFGFSEYRMHHFVKSVQQKFKENIGSLEAQKLATRAFEAVEKLHYGKAKRVHFKSFHDDISVENKSNSTGLRYLDGNILWGDKPTKKNPKPKKWLCMPIEPKVDDEYAHLALLDKTKYVRILKREVRGKVRYYVQLVQEGYPPKKRNREVADDETKRIGIDIGTSTIAISSEDKVELRELAPECNTDERDLRRIQRKMDRSKRTTNPNNFKINRTVKKGKLTWYYSNQYKKMRQKRKELYRKITIKRKTAHEILANDILTLGSDIRVETMRFQSLQKRAKNTSRNKKNGKINRKKRFGKSIANRAPAMLLTIIDRKLAYLGRSIKKIDTYATKASQFNHITNEYNKKQLSERWNDFGELVIQRDLYSAFLIGNTNETLNSVDVDLCNAQWDNFVKLHEREIARLKQSSNKTLRWFVA
- a CDS encoding ferredoxin family protein, which codes for MAKTIEEKQYLVRYKADKKSHLTILNHEKCATECEGQICTLFCPGDVYKWEGDRMFVGYEGCHECGSCRIGCPNDNIKWEYPLGGHGIVFRLA
- the tnpA gene encoding IS200/IS605 family transposase → MMNNYRKTNTTVSLINYHFVFCPRYRRKIFLQTNVEERFKELVREICADLEIIIVALECDKDHTHMFLNALPTLSPADIMAKIKGVTSKKLREEFPHLQHLPSLWTRSYFVSTAGNVSSETIKQYVENQKKRQ
- a CDS encoding FAD-dependent oxidoreductase, which gives rise to MPEKFDVIVVGAGPAGAACANVCAKNGLKVLLIERGEYPGSKNVMGGILYRKQTEEIVPEFWKEAPIERPVVEQRFWLLEKESMVSMGYKGKEWAQEPYNNFTVLRAQFDQWFAKKAVEQGALLINETVVLECIVEGGKVVGVRTDRPDGDIYADVVVLADGVNSLLAKSLGFHKEFKPDQVALCAMEVLNMPKGKINDRFGLEGNEGCSVEIFGDATQGQLGTAFLYTNKDSINIGVGTTLSGMIRAKVKPYELLEYVKNHPMIRPYIHDGEPAEYLAHLIPEGGYYAIPKLTGNGVLVIGDAAQLVNAIHREGSNMAMSSGKMAAEAIIKAKQNNDFSEVGLDSYRTSIYDSFIGKDLKKYKDLTHTFEANPQYLNEYIPLMNRAASQFFTIDGTPKREKQAKIMQSFTAGRGKLGVVKDMYQAWKVMK